A genomic stretch from Silurus meridionalis isolate SWU-2019-XX chromosome 1, ASM1480568v1, whole genome shotgun sequence includes:
- the cldn10e gene encoding claudin-10: MEVRVMQIWGFLLTVTGWIFIACSLAMEGWKVAAVGGQGGSSVVYITWYWSSLWRTCSTTATAVSNCYDFPVLWSVENYVQIVRALLMGGLTIGMLGFILSLVGMECTYIGGNDKEKRRNIFIGSLCHTSSGVSATAAYAVYARHVTSDFFNPSFELKFDLGTPLYVGWAGCIFQFTGGIFYMSSVYKLWSQNRRTIDEIIAEEAAALNSIPTNISMSSEITSGSKESTVSELSLNSSVSNKSYQFSKA; encoded by the exons ATGGAGGTACGTGTGATGCAGATCTGGGGATTTCTACTGACCGTAACAGGCTGGATTTTTATTGCTTGTTCTTTGGCCATGGAGGGTTGGAAGGTGGCTGCTGTTGGTGGCCAAGGGGGCAGCTCTGTCGTCTACATTACCTGGTATTGGTCCAGTCTTTGGCGAACCTGCTccactactgctactgctgtcTCTAACTGCTATGACTTTCCTGTGCTCTGGTCTGTGGAAA ATTATGTCCAGATTGTGAGAGCACTACTAATGGGTGGATTAACCATTGGCATGCTGGGGTTCATTCTGAGCCTGGTAGGGATGGAATGCACCTACATAGGGGGTAACGataaggagaagagaagaaacaTCTTTATTGGAAGCCTCTGTCATACTTCCAGTG GTgtgtcagctacagcagcataTGCAGTCTATGCTCGGCATGTTACATCAGATTTCTTCAACCCTAGTTTTGAATTAAA GTTTGATCTGGGCACTCCACTGTATGTTGGATGGGCTGGATGTATATTTCAATTCACTGGAGGAATCTTCTACATGTCATCAGTTTATAAGCTCTGGTCTCAGAACAGGAG GACGATCGACGAAATAATTGCTGAAGAAGCCGCAGCCCTGAATTCCATTCCCACAAATATCTCCATGTCTTCTGAGATTACCTCCGGATCCAAAGAGTCCACTGTGTCTGAGCTCTCCTTGAATTCCAGTGTCTCAAATAAGTCTTACCAATTTTCAAAAGCCTAA
- the cldn10d gene encoding claudin-10 — translation MKRTALMYIEIGCFLSCTSGWILICSTLPTEYWNFSEVGDAVLTTVNYYSNLWMNCVSDTTGVSDCKYYPSLMALPVFMHICRALAIVSVILGFWGAVLTLIGMKCTKIGGSELVNARITLAAALTNMASGLSGMAVYSLWGNRMRMQFIDANFKPQKFELGAALFIGWGGSSLLICGSAVLCYFSGKEGFNSGSRDTLLREDAYTRARSRATYVTARTRGTYMLPDYSKPNTAAYMPPLFSSSRNSRGYKRQQRVYTSRRTATAVPLNMDSYV, via the exons ATGAAACGCACAGCTTTGATGTATATAGAAATTGGCTGTTTTTTGAGTTGCACTAGTGGATGGATCTTAATCTGTTCTACTCTACCTACTGAATATTGGAATTTCTCTGAGGTAGGCGATGCTGTACTTACCACGGTCAACTACTACTCCAACCTGTGGATGAACTGTGTATCTGACACCACTGGTGTTTCTGATTGCAAGTACTATCCTTCCTTGATGGCCCTTCCAG TTTTCATGCATATCTGCCGTGCCCTGGCCATTGTCTCTGTAATTCTGGGATTCTGGGGGGCTGTACTTACCTTGATTGGAATGAAGTGCACCAAGATTGGGGGTTCTGAACTTGTTAATGCAAGAATAACATTAGCAGCGGCCCTTACTAATATGGCATCAG GACTCAGTGGTATGGCAGTCTACTCATTGTGGGGAAACAGAATGCGGATGCAGTTTATTGATGCAAATTTTAAACCACAGAA atTTGAACTTGGTGCAGCATTATTTATAGGATGGGGAGGTTCCAGTTTGCTTATATGTGGAAGTGCAGTTTTGTGTTATTTCTCGGGGAAAGAGGGATTCAACTCAGG GTCAAGAGACACACTGCTTCGGGAAGATGCTTACACAAGAGCCCGATCAAGAGCGACATATGTGACCGCTCGAACCAGAGGGACCTATATGTTGCCTGACTACTCCAAGCCCAATACAGCAGCATACATGCCCCCTTTATTCAGTTCATCCAGAAACAGCAGGGGATACAAAAGGCAACAAAGGGTCTACACATCCCGCAGGACAGCAACTGCCGTGCCACTCAACATGGATTCCTATGTATAA